The genomic window TCTTGTGCCATTCGACACTGTATTCGTTGATGCGACGCTGGAGTGTGCGCGCGCGGTTCTGGAACGCAGCAAGTTCGCTCGCGGAGCGCTCGGCGACGTAGTCGCTCGTAGTGCCGCCCTCCGGCTCGTGCGTGCGGATATCGGCACTGTAGCGCTCGGGGTAGTCGTTCACGTTCACGGTGTACGCCGCGCTCGGCGGCGGGAAGCGGTCTTCGCTGCCCGGCGCCTGCCCGGAGGGCCCGCCAAGCGCCATCGCGACCGCAGCGCGACCGAGACTCGCGGCCTCCGCGCGCAGTGAATCCATCTCCGTACGTGCGGTGTCGATCGTCGCCTGCAACTGCGCGAGCGACATCTCACGGTCACTGCGGTACTCGCTCGACTGCTCGCGCTCGAGGAGCGTGTTCACACCGGCGAGCTGCATCAGCTGCTCCCGGAAGTACACGCGCTGGAAGTTCTCGCGGTTCTTCTCGTCGACCTGGTTGATCCAGCCGTCGTACAGGATCATCAGCAGGTTGGTCTGGTCCTCGCTGAACGTGATGCGTCCCGAATCGGCGTACACCGTGCGCGGCTCGGCGGGCACACTCAGGTCATAGATGACGACGTCGCGCATCCGGTTCGTGCCCGGATCGATGTGCGCGGCCTGCAGGTAGTAGCGTGAGCGGTAGTTCTCACTGCGGATCTCGTTGATCACCTGCTCCCGCAGCTCCAGCGTCGGGCTCTTGCGCGCGATGTCGGCCAGCAGGTTCTTGAGGCGGTGGTTGGTCTCGGGCAGGATGCTGTCGTTGAAGTACACCATGCCGCCGAAGAGCAGGACCGCGCCGGCGAGCACCGGCACCATCAGGCGGACCAGGTTCACACCGCTCGCCTTGAGCGCCGTGATCTCGTTGTCCGCCGCCATCTGGCTGAACGCGTAGAGCACGGCGACCAGCACGGCCATCGGCAGCGTGAGCGCGATCACGTGCGGCAGCGACAGCAGACCGACCTC from Longimicrobiales bacterium includes these protein-coding regions:
- a CDS encoding LptF/LptG family permease; its protein translation is MRILTRYMLRAHLGPFLFALSVLTSIVFINTIARRIEDLAGKGLGTWVIIEVGLLSLPHVIALTLPMAVLVAVLYAFSQMAADNEITALKASGVNLVRLMVPVLAGAVLLFGGMVYFNDSILPETNHRLKNLLADIARKSPTLELREQVINEIRSENYRSRYYLQAAHIDPGTNRMRDVVIYDLSVPAEPRTVYADSGRITFSEDQTNLLMILYDGWINQVDEKNRENFQRVYFREQLMQLAGVNTLLEREQSSEYRSDREMSLAQLQATIDTARTEMDSLRAEAASLGRAAVAMALGGPSGQAPGSEDRFPPPSAAYTVNVNDYPERYSADIRTHEPEGGTTSDYVAERSASELAAFQNRARTLQRRINEYSVEWHKKWAIPFACIVFVLIGAPLAVRFPRGGAGMVILFSVIVFGIYYISLIGGESLGDAGTIAPFVGPWLPNIAFLGLALWGLSRIGRETSTTRGGGFDDFVQTTKSFLTKPFRRRRAAPAGAGAD